A portion of the Malassezia japonica chromosome 3, complete sequence genome contains these proteins:
- a CDS encoding uncharacterized protein (COG:O; EggNog:ENOG503P0JM) has product MDSQSDIVGMGYSGGAIAGGWAASLQSAYAPELNVKGWAIGGTPSNLSATFYGLDAGLFAGFAAAGLAGVVDSYPEANDYVGSVITEEGNKALQFTREQCMGDIILGLRNVNILNQSFVSNTNNFLHADAIQGLLQTLTMGADPKLTPKAPVYMYHSVHDEVIPFAMANRTAKLCNPLWQPDILGAKLTEVFNAVSNLFGTDVGRGDQILKEHIQGGKF; this is encoded by the exons ATGGATTCCCAATCTGACATTGTGGGTATGGGCTATTCTGGCGGTGCTATTGCTGGTGGCTGGGCGGCTTCTCTGCAGTCTGCATATGCCCCCGAGCTTAATGTCAAAGGCTGGGCAATTGGTGGCACGCCGTCCAACCTTTCTGCAACCTTTTACGGTCTCGATGCAGGCCTCTTTGCCGGATTTGCCGCTGCTGGTTTGGCTGGCGTCGTTGATTCGTACCCCGAAGCTAACGATTATGTTGGCTCTGTTATCACTGAGGAAGGCAACAAGGCTCTTCAGTTTACGCGTGAACAATGTATGGGCGACATTATTCTTGGCCTGCGGAACGTGAATATTCTTAACCAGTCCTTTGTGTCCAACACAAACAATTTCCTACACGCGGATGCTATTCAAGGTCTACTCCAGACGCTGACAATGGGCGCTGATCCTAAGCTCACGCCCAAAGCGCCGGTGTACATGTACCATTCTGTTCATGACGAAGTCATTCCCTTTGCCATGGCCAACCGCACGGCGAAGTTGTG CAACCCCCTCTGGCAACCCGATATTCTTGGCGCGAAATTAACCGAAGTCTTTAATGCCGTGTCCAATCTATTCGGGACAGATGtcggccgaggcgatcaGATTCTGAAGGAACACATCCAGGGCGGCAAATTTTAG
- a CDS encoding uncharacterized protein (EggNog:ENOG503P0JM; COG:O; SECRETED:SignalP(1-22)), which yields MFCHRLFFIVVAVLALASNAFARMSVARHLGVRAVQTPDDDSFYTPDGNWQNEAPGTILKTREVTIGQSGLLKYGVTGYQLLYRTNGVDQNTPSYTVTTVLVPDNYDKDKLVAANVYEDSASSSCAPSYSLQKGSKVFGNVAIAYQSLFFTTLLHQGWIVTVPDHEGPQSAFTSGRFEGHMVLDGIRATLNFDKLGLEKKAKVVGYGYSGGALATGWAASLQSQYAHEINVVGWSMGGTVANLNQWLNYIDNTTGAGFALASLWGLTSSYPQLAWVQQALTDKGRKLINAAKRHCMYVNLWSVGKQRIFDDSVFSGGSSFLSNPDVTKVLNKLQLGRYSKFVPIAPVFMFHAVHDEVVPFDMAIGTADAWCQQGAKVKFLSNTGAEMAHTNTELFNLPNVVFFMRDRFQGKNFGDDCQYPSVSNPEWDINVLGGTVSNFLQQVLDLIGGRIGSGDSILNSKLKQKETP from the coding sequence ATGTTCTGCCATCGGCTGTTTTTCATTGTAGttgcggtgctcgcgctcgcgtctAACGCGTTCGCGCGCATGTCTGTGGCTCGCCACCTTGGCGTCCGTGCTGTGCAGACGCCAGACGATGACAGCTTCTATACGCCGGATGGCAACTGGCAGAACGAGGCCCCTGGTACGATCCTGAAGACGCGTGAGGTTACTATTGGCCAGTCCGGTCTTCTCAAGTACGGCGTTACGGGCTACCAGCTCCTCTACCGCACCAACGGTGTTGACCAAAACACCCCCAGCTACACCGTGACCACGGTCCTCGTCCCTGATAACTACGACAAGGACAAGCTTGTTGCGGCTAATGTGTACGAGGACTCGGCCTCGTCttcctgcgcgccgagctacTCGCTCCAGAAGGGCTCGAAGGTCTTTGGCAACGTTGCCATTGCTTACCAGTCGCTCTTCTTCACTACTCTCCTGCACCAGGGCTGGATCGTGACGGTCCCCGACCACGAGGGCCCGCAAAGTGCTTTCACTTCGGGCCGTTTCGAGGGCCACATGGTTCTTGACGGTATCCGCGCTACGCTGAACTTTGACAAGCTTGGTCTTGAGAAGAAAGCCAAGGTTGTCGGTTACGGCTACTCGGGCGGTGCCCTTGCCACTGGCTGGGCTGCCAGCCTCCAGTCCCAGTACGCTCACGAGATCAACGTTGTTGGTTGGTCGATGGGCGGCACGGTCGCGAACCTGAACCAGTGGCTGAACTACATTGACAACAcgaccggcgcgggctTTGCCCTGGCCAGCCTGTGGGGTCTTACCTCGAGCTACCCCCAGCTTGCTTGGGTCCAGCAAGCCCTGACCGACAAGGGTCGTAAGCTCATTAACGCAGCTAAGCGCCATTGCATGTATGTCAACCTTTGGAGCGTTggcaagcagcgcatctTTGACGACTCCGTCTTCTCGGGTGGATCGAGCTTCCTCTCGAACCCCGATGTGACCAAGGTTCTGAACAAGCTCCAACTTGGTCGCTACAGCAAGTTTGTTCCCATTGCCCCCGTCTTCATGTTCCACGCTGTGCATGACGAGGTGGTGCCGTTCGACATGGCCATCGGCACGGCTGATGCTTGGTGCCAGCAGGGTGCCAAGGTCAAGTTCCTGTCGAACACTGGCGCGGAGATGGCGCACACCAACACGGAGCTCTTTAACCTTCCGAATGTCGTCTTCTTCATGCGTGATCGCTTCCAAGGCAAGAACTTTGGCGATGACTGCCAGTACCCCTCGGTGTCGAACCCCGAGTGGGACATCAACGTCCTTGGTGGCACGGTCTCGAACTTCCTCCAGCAGGTCCTGGACTTGATTGGCGGCCGCATCGGTTCGGGTGACAGCATTCTCAACTCGAAGCTGAAGCAGAAGGAGACTCCTTGA
- a CDS encoding uncharacterized protein (COG:I; EggNog:ENOG503P2W9): MVHRAQGGYTGYVPSEGDVVEREPASISAERMWQEYIHPRRPCILNGLLDDADWKGSRWTDLAYLRKKAGGAVVRVEPVHPEEDCFGTSTPRTTMSFGEYLDMIQDTDAAGKYYLTTQYELDEEDEDEDEDDLDEGPPLDTLLPAPTNKLASDFPRNPRVLGNLVLQQCNLWLGNGRQRKSSGLHHDFHDNLYLLLSGRKRFVLFPPSANEYLHLRGSVQKVHANGLLVYEDPGRIRADGLDALDAAHWRVAACARRLHEAPAPKKSKKAKASGPQREYDNAKEAYLALRESYAMGDDDVDWDNADAVDWGDEGDVDGLALDGEEDDEEDDDDGGDDDEGVEEDKEDDEEAADNTEAKDDAKEPPSFSLIRPHILHKYFGVEPPIPPPTEVEHDALVPGAACPKPLVVDLRPGEMLYLPASWFHEVTSAATDDGPHMALNYWMHPPDGDAVDAPYADKDTWDEIRRRVAEHD; encoded by the coding sequence ATGGTGCACCGAGCGCAGGGGGGTTACACGGGCTACGTGCCGTCCGAGGGCGACGTCGTGGAGAGAGAGCCGGCTAGTATCAGCGCAGAGCGCATGTGGCAAGAATATATCCATCCGCGGCGCCCGTGCATCCTCAACGGCCTGCTGGACGACGCAGACTGGAAGGGCTCGCGCTGGACAGACTTGGCCTACCTGCGCAAAAAAGCGGGGGGGGCTGTCGTACGCGTCGAGCCCGTCCATCCGGAGGAAGACTGCTTTGGAACATCGACCCCACGTACGACTATGTCGTTTGGCGAGTATTTGGACATGATCCAAGACACAGACGCCGCCGGGAAATATTACCTCACTACGCAATATGAGCTggacgaggaagacgaggacgaagacgaAGACGACTTGGATGAGGGGCCACCGCTCGATACGCTGCTTCCTGCACCGACGAATAAGCTTGCGTCCGACTTTCCTCGCAACCCGCGCGTGCTGGGCAATTTAGTGCTGCAGCAGTGCAACTTGTGGCTGGGTAACGGCAGGCAGCGCAAGAGCTCTGGATTACACCACGACTTTCATGATAACCTGTACCTTTTGCTTTCGGGGAGAAAACGGTTCGTCTTGTTTCCGCCGTCGGCGAACGAATACTTGCACCTCCGGGGCAGCGTCCAAAAAGTGCATGCCAACGGACTACTCGTATACGAAGATCCTGGTAGGATCCGAGCAGATGGGCTGGACGCATTGGACGCGGCCCACTGGCGTGTTGCAGCATGTGCGCGACGGCTCCATGAGGCGCCCGCACCAAAAAAGTCTAAAAAAGCAAAGGCTTCAGGCCCTCAGCGGGAATACGACAATGCCAAGGAAGCGTACTTGGCCCTCCGTGAATCTTATGCCATGGGggacgacgacgtggaTTGGGACAATGCAGACGCTGTCGACTGGGGTGATGAGGGCGACGTGGATGggctggcgctcgacggtgaagaggacgacgaagaggacgacgatgaTGGCGGCGACGATGACGAAGGAGTCGAGGAAGACaaagaggacgacgaggaagcCGCAGACAATACAGAAGCCAAGGACGATGCAAAGGAGCCGCCCAGCTTCTCCTTAATCAGGCCTCATATCCTTCACAAGTACTTTGGCGTCGAGCCACCGATTCCTCCGCCCACCGAGGTGGAacacgatgcgctcgttcCTGGCGCAGCATGCCCCAAGCCTCTTGTGGTCGATTTACGACCAGGTGAAATGCTCTACTTACCTGCATCCTGGTTCCATGAAGTGACGTCTGCTGCCACGGACGATGGACCGCATATGGCGCTAAACTACTGGATGCATCCCCCTGATGGTGACGCGGTGGATGCTCCTTATGCCGACAAAGATACCTGGGACGAGATCCGCAGGCGTGTAGCGGAGCACGACTAG
- a CDS encoding uncharacterized protein (EggNog:ENOG503NZFK; BUSCO:EOG09265ANI; COG:U; TransMembrane:4 (i43-60o66-85i148-165o171-189i)), giving the protein MMHEGDQSGGGAASFAPQQLFQQASMLHMRAQHLIDSTAPFTLQRWGATGALLFLFMLRIVLAEGWYIVCYALFIYLLNLFLAFLTPKFDPAFESDLAAQDVEEGEPGLPTSSRTSSSGLMSSVFHPSQQSDQDEFRPFIRRLPEFKFWLNATQAIVISIFATLFEAFDIPVFWPVLVIYFMVLFVLTMRRQIQHMIQYKYLPFDIGRKARYGSS; this is encoded by the exons ATGATGCACGAAGGGGACcaaagcggcggcggcgctgcctcgtttgcgccgcagcagctATTCCAGCAGGCATCGATGCTGCATatgcgtgcgcagcatctCATTGATAGCACGGCGCCCTTTACGCTGCAGCGCTGgggcgcgacgggcgcgtTGCTTTTCCTGTTCATGCTGCGCATTGTCCTTGCCGAGGGGTGGTATATCG TGTGTTATGCACTGTTCATCTACTTGTTGAACTTGTTCCTGGCGTTCCTTACGCCCAAGTTTGACCCTGCGTTTGAGTCGGAtctcgctgcgcaagatGTCGAGGAAGGTGAGCCGGGTCTCCCtacctcgtcgcgcaccagcTCTTCGGGCCTGATGAGCAGCGTGTTCCATCCCTCTCAACAAAGTGACCAGGACGAGTTCCGTCCGTTTATCCGGCGCCTGCCCGAGTTCAAG TTCTGGCTGAACGCGACGCAAGCCATCGTCATCTCCATTTtcgcgacgctctttgAGGCCTTTGACATTCCCGTGTTCTGGCCTGTGCTTGTAATCTACTTCATGGTGCTGTTTGTACTCACCATGCGCCGCCAGATCCAGCACATGATCCAGTACAAGTACCTGCCCTTTGACATTGGGCGCAAAGCGCGTTACGGCTCGTCGTAG